The nucleotide sequence CGTCACGGGGGCCGTGCGAGAGGTGCGGGGCGGTTCCGTCGAAGATCCGGGTGGGGTGGGTGGCGTCCCAGGAGGGCCAGCCGGGGTCGCCGGTGGTGGCGAAGGCGACCCAGGACGCGTGCATCGAGTCCGCCAGGGACTGGGGTCCGCCGTTGCCCGCCAGTCTGACGGCCTCCTCGACCTCGCCCGTGTCGAAGACGAAGCCGAGTTCCAGGGAGTGGCAGGCGCCGAGGCCGGGGCGCAGGGACGGCCAGGCGAACTCGTACACGTGGGAAGTGGACGGGCGGGCGTCGGCGAGGCGGTGCAGGGGGAGGCGGAGCATGTGGTCGGTGACCATCTGGCCGACCAGCTCGGCCGCGCCCGCCGTGGGGCGCAGGGCGCGGTACCCGCGCGGCACGTCATGGCCGACGCGGCAGCGGGCCATCGCCCCGGCCAGCGCGACCGCGCCGAGCCGGTCGACGTGCTCGACCAGGCCGCCCGGCACCAGCCACAGCCGGTACTCGTCGCGCGTCCAGCCCATCAGCAGGTCGATACCGGGTGCGGCGTCCCCGTCGACGAGGGCCCGCAGCGGGTCGGTCGGTACGAGGTCGCCGTCCACGACGAGGCCGAAGCCGGGCCCGCCCAGGATCGGGCTGCTGCGCCGGCTCACCTCGGCCTGGGTGCGCAGCAGCAGGTCGCGGTCGACGTCCGAGAAGGCGGCGGCGGTGGCGGGGATCTTCAGCCGGGTGGCCATCCGGCGCACCATGCGCCGTACCTTCTCCCGGTCCGAGACCTCCGGCGCACCGCTCTGCAGCACGGCCCGCCGGACCAGTCCCCGCGCCTGCGGGGCCGCGATCAGGACGCCCGTGCTGATCGCACCGGCCGACTGCCCGGCCAGGGTGACGTTGCCGGGGTCGCCGCCGAAGGCCGCGATGGACTCGTGCACCCAGCGCAGCGCGGCGAGCTGGTCGCGCAGGCCCAGGTTGGCGGGGGCGTCCGGGAAGAGCCCGTAGCCCTCGACACCGAGCCGGTAGTTGACCGAGACGAGGACGACGCCGTCGCGGGCGAAGGCCCGTCCGTCGTACACCGGCACCGCCGAGGAACCCCTGGTCAGCGCGCCGCCGTGCAGCCAGACCAGCACCGGCAGCCGGGCGCCGGGGCCCGGCTCGGGGGTCCAGACGTTGAGGTTCAGGCAGTCGTCGCCGGGGACGGAGGGGTCGGACAGGTACTGGGCGAACGCCTCGGAGTACGGCGGTTTCGGCGGGGTCGGCCCGAAGGCGCCGGCGTCCCGGACACCGTCCCAGGGCTCGGGCGGCGCGGGCGCCCGGAAGCGGCGGGCACCGAAGGGGGGTGCCGCGTACGGGATGCCCCGGAACACCGCGATCCCGTGCTCGCGGCGGCCGCGCACCTCGCCGTGCGGGGTTCGGACCACCGGGTCCGTCCGGTCTGCCGTCATCGCACACCAGCCCTTCGTCGCCGGCGCGCCCGCCGTGGCGGCGCGCACCACATCTGCCTCTCAGAGCGTCGCGGCCGGTGGATGTATTCCGGCACACCGACCGTCCGTACGGTCAGTCGTCCTCGGAGCGCTTGGGCGGCTGGTGGCCGTTCCTGGTGTGGCCCCGCAGCCGGCCGGTGATGTCCTCCGGGGGCAGGAAGCGGGACCAGCGCTCGGGGAACTCGGACGGCATGTCGGGGTCGTCCGGGTCGGACTCGCGCAGCGCGGCCGCCCAGGCGACGTACTCGGCGACCTGGGCCTCGCGCTGGCGCTCGTTGGCCTCACGGGCGGCGGCCGTGGCGGCGGCGGGCCAGACCCGGTCGATCGCGGCGTTGACGGCGGCGCCGACGAGCACGGCGAACGCGGACACACCGATCCACAGCAGTACGGCGACGGCGGCGGCGAGGGAGCCGTAGATGGTGGCGCCCTCGATGGTGTGGGTGAGGTAGACGCGCAGCAGGAGGCTGCCCAGCACCCACATGGCGAGCGCGACCAACGCGCCGGGCACGTCCTCGATCCACGGCGAGCGGACCGGGACGGAGACGTGGTAGAGCGTCGTCAGGAAGACGATGGACAGCACGATGACGACCGGCCAGTACAGCACCTGGACGACCGTCTCCGACCAGGGCAGCACCCCGACCACCGCGTCCGGCCCGGCCACCATCAGCGGCAGCGCCACGGAGCCGATGAGCAGGGCCACCACGAACAGCAGGAACGCCATGATCCGGGTCTTGACGATGCCCCGGACACCGTCGAGGCCGTACATGACGGTGATGGTGTCGATGAAGACGTTCACCGCGCGCGAGCCCGACCAGAGGGCGAAGAGGAAGCCGATGGAGATGACGTCGGGCCGGCCGCCCTTCATCACGTCGTCCAGGATCGGCTCGGCGATCTCCTTGACGCCCTTGTCGGACAGGACGGTGCGGGAGGCTTCTAGGAGGTTGGTCTCCAGGCTGTGGATGGTGTCGGCGCCGGTCCAGTCGTCGACGTAGCCGAGCAGGCCGATGAGGCTGAGCAGCAGCGGGGGCACGGACAGCAGCGTGAAGAACGCGGCCTCGGCGGCCAGGCCCAGGATGCGGTACTCCATGCAGGAATTGACGGTGTCCGTCAGCAGCAACCAGGCCGTCCTCCGCTTGGAGACGTTCTGGTAGAGGGCCTTGGCCCGGTGGAGGCGACCGTGGGGCCGCTGGGGGGATTCGCTTGCTGACTGCACGTCCTAACGGTATCCGCCGCACCGCGCGCCCCTCACCTCGCGGGGCGTGCACCGAGGGACCCGGGCGGACGCCGCGGTGCCGCGGGGGTGGTGCCGCGCCGACTCGGCACAACCCCCGCCGCACGGGCCCGCGACCGGGGCGGGAGCCACCGGAGGCGGCGCGGGGCTCAAGTCTCCTGCTCCCTTTCCGGGTTCACCAGGGTTGCAGGGGGTTGCAACTTGTCGCCGACAGTGCGCGGAGGGTGTTCCCGGGCCCCGTGACGGCGGCAGTATGGGGGACGTCGGCCGACCGGAAACCGCCGCCCGGACGGCTTGACAGGCCGTGCGCGCTGTCCGGACAGGGAAGGACTCCCGTGGTGAACCCGCCGATGGACCTGGCGCGTCTGGCCGCCGTGGACGCCCGGCGCACGGCGCGGATGCTCAGGCAGGTGCGCGAGGCGACGCTCGCCGGACGACCTGCGCCGATGGCACCCCGGCCGGTGATCGGACAGTCCTGGGAGCGCATGCTGCGCGGCGGCGTCGACCCCGACCGCCACGTCAGATCGGGGCTGTTGACGGCCGAGGAGGTGCACCGCCGCCGGGAGGAGTCGCCGCTGCGGCACGTGCTGCCGGTACTGCGCCAGGGGCTGCTTTCGGTCGCGGACGTGGCCCGGCACATCATGGTCGTCGCGGACGCCGAGAGCCGGGTGCTGTGGCGGGAGGGGTCGCCCTCGGTGCTGCGCCGGGCGGACGGGCTCGGCTTCGAGGTGGGCGCGGACTGGCGCGAGGAGGTCGTGGGCACCAACGGGGTGGGCACTCCGGCGGTGGTGGGGCGGCCCGTCCAGGTGTTCGCCGCCGAGCACTTCGTCCGCTCGCACGACTCCTGGACCTGTGCGGGCGCGCCGGTCACCGATCCCAGGGACGGGCGGCTCATCGGCGTGGTGGACATCAGCGGGCCGCTGGAGACCATGCATCCGGCGACCCTCGCCTGGGTGGAGTCGGTCGCCCGGCTCGCCGAGGCCCGGCTGCGCGAGATGCACCTGGACTCCCTGGAGCGGCTGCGTGCGGTGGCCGCGCCGGTGCTGGCCCAACTGGACGGCCCGGCGCTCGCGGTGGACCGGGACGGCTGGTCGGCGGCCGTGACGGGGATGCCGTACGTACGCCGGATCGCGCTGCCCAAGTCCCTTTCCCCGGGGCGGTGTCGGCTGCCGGGACTGGGTGCGTGCGCGGTGGAGCCGCTGGCCGGGGGCTGGCTGCTGCGGGCGTCCGCCGAGCCACCGGGCGGTACCGGGCGTCTGGTGCTGGACCTGTCCCGGCCGGAGCGCCGGCTGCTCACGGTGTCCGAGGCAGGCGGCATCTGGAGCCGTGAACTGAGCGAGCGGCACGCGGAGTTGCTGTACCTGCTCGCACAACAGCGCGCCGGGCGCAGTGCGGCGGGCTGGCCGAGGACGTCTTCGGCGACCCGTCCCGCACGGTCACCGTCCGGGCCGAGATGTCACGGGTACGCCGATATCTCGGGGCGCTCCTCCTGCATCGGCCGTACCGGCTGCGGGAGGACGCCGAGGCCGAGGTGCTGCTTCCCGACGACCCGCGTGACCTGCTGCCGCGTTCGACGGCACCGGCGGTGGCACGGCGCCGTACGGCACAGGGGACGCGTTGAGCGCCCCCTTTCACGCCGGGCGCCTCCTGCCGCACACCGGCCACCCGCCGCGTATTTGCGTCCACTTGCCCCCGGCGCACCGCGTGCTGCCGTAGCATCCGTGGCGGGTCCGCCCAGTGCCGGGTGATCAACGCGACGATCGCCTGGCGCAGTTGGCCCGCCTCGGGAGGAGACATGAAGCAACGCGGCAGACACCGCAGGCGCAGACGGGGCCTCGCCCTGCGCGCGGCCCTCACCGGGACCGGGCTGGCGCTCACCGCGGCGGCCACGCTGATCAGCACCTCGCAGGCCGAGGTCGCCGGGAACCCCGGCGCGCTCAGGCCGCTCACCTCCGTCGGCGACACCGCTCCGCTGCGGCTCCAGGAGCACCTGGAGCCCGCCCCCGTCCTGAACCGGCTCTCCGGGTCCATGGGCCGCCCGGTCGGGGTGGACGCCGTGCTCGGTGACGCAGACCGCCGGATGCGCGTGGGCGCCGACTGCGCCGACGCCGACCGCTCCTCCCTCCCCCTCACCCCCGAGGCCACCCGTTCCTACTGCTGGGACCCGGCCGACACCGCCGACACCTCCTGGCGGCCCGCCGCCGTGACCACCTCCGGCGACGCCGACGAGGACGGCGTCTGGGGCCGGCACCGGGTGGTGCTGGCCGGCTGGACGCACGCCACCGACTCCGGGAGCACGGCCGAACGGGGCCTGACCCGCGTCGCCTTCACCAACCTCGACGATCCCGCCCGGCCGGTCTACCGCTGGGTCCTGCTGGTCGTGCCCGTCGACGGCGGCCGCGACTACCGCGCCCTGACCTCGGGCGTCTCCGGCATGGTCTGGAACCACGGAAAGCTGCTGGTCACCGCGTCCGACGGCGGCGCCGAGGCGCTCTACGTCTACGACCTCGACCGCATCCAGCGCACCACCACCGCCGATCCCGCCGTCGGCCGGGTGCCGCACGGCTGGTCGGCCGCCGGCTACCGGTACGTGCTGCCCGCCGTGGGCTCCTACCGCTACGCCCAGGGCCGCTGCGCCACCGGCCGCCCGCCCTGCCCGGGCCCGCTCGCGCTGGACCGGAGCACCGCGCCGGACAGCCTGGTCGCGGCCGAGCGCACCGCCCCGGACGGCGAGCGCCGCGCCCGGCTGTGGCGGTACGCGTTCAGCTCCGCCCCGGCGCGCGGCGGCCTGCTCGCCACCGACTCCGCCGGGCACACCGACGCCGTGGAGGTGTTCCGGACGAAGGCGCGGGGCGTACGGGGCGTGCTGTCGTACCGGCACGCCGGGGCGGCGGACGCGTCCTGGTACACCGGCCAGTTGCCCGGCGCGCAGGACGGCCGGGGCGGGCTGTGGCGGCAGGACGCGGACGGCGCGAAGAGCGCCCGCTGCGGTTCGGACGGCTCGCACCACTGCTGGACGGAGTCGGCGGTGTCGCTGTCGTACTGGCAGGAGACCGGCGAGGTGTGGTCGCTGTCGGACCGCATGCTGTTCTCCGTCCCGCTGGCCGCGCTCGAACGCTCACTGGACTGAGCGGCGCGGCCGCCGAAGACGATCGACAGTCCGGTGGGCGGGATGGTTCCCTGAGCCCATGAGCAGCATTCCTGTCACCACCTGGTCCCTGGAACAGACCTCGTCGGCCGATCTCCTGCCCGCCGCGGCGCCCGAGGGCGACGAGGTGCGGATCGTGCGGGCCGAGGCGCCGTCCCCCGAGTTCAGCCGGTTCCTGTACGCCTCGGTCGGCGGCGACATCCGCTGGATCGACCGGCTCGGCTGGACCCACGCGCGGTGGCGGGAGTACCTGGCGCGGCCGGGCGTGGAGACCTGGGTGGCGTACGAGCGGGGCACTCCCGCGGGGTACGTCGAGCTGGAGGCGACCGGGGAGGGCGTGGTGGAGATCGCCTACTTCGGGCTGCTGCCCGCGTTCCGGGGGCGCCGCATCGGCGGCCATCTGCTGTCGGTGGGCACGGCCCGCGCCTGGGACCTGGCCACGCGCTGGCCGGATCTCGCCCCGGTCAAGCGGGTGTGGCTGCACACGTGCAGCAAGGACGGCCCGCACGCGCTGGACAACTATCTGCGGCGCGGCTTCACGCTGTTCGACACGAAGGTGGAACTGGAGCCGGAGCTGCCGACGCCCGGACCGTGGCCGGGCGCGTTCCTGGGCGACTGACCGCCGCACGTTCGTCTCGCCATTCAGAATAGATCCGTCCAGATGACGGACAATGGTGGACTGGCCCGAGACGCGCGTGACACGCTGCCGTCATGTCTGGAACTGGAATCGCCTTGGTGAGTCGACGGCACGTCGACCTCGGCCGCATGTCCAGCGCCATGTGTCGGGCGAGCTGAACACCCCAGCACCGCCGACCTCTTTCGCATCTTCCGTTCAGCGCAGCGCCGCGTACGTATGCCCGCGTGCGCCCATGCGCGCAGGCCAGAGCCGATTTTCCGCCTGTCTCAGATTTGCCGCCTGTTCCTAAGGACGTAGAACCATGGCCCCCAGTCCCCAGGACCCCGCTGCCGCCGCGCCCCGCCGCAAGGTGAGTCGTCACCGTGGTGAGGGCCAGTGGGCGGCGGGACACCACACCCCGCTCAACGGCAACGAACAGTTCAAGAAGGACGACGACGGTCTCAATGTGCGGACACGCATTGAGACGATCTACTCCAAGCGGGGCTTCGACTCCATCGACCCCAACGACCTGCGCGGACGCATGCGCTGGTGGGGTCTGTACACCCAGCGCAAGCCCGGCATCGACGGCGGCAAGACCGCGATCCTCGAGCCGGAGGAGCTGGACGACAAGTACTTCATGCTGCGGGTGCGGATCGACGGCGGCCGGCTGACCACCGCCCAGCTCCGGGTCGTCGGCGAGATCTCGCAGGAGTTCGCGCGCGGCACCGCCGACATCACCGACCGGCAGAACATCCAGCTCCACTGGATCCGGATCGAGGACGTGCCCGAGATCTGGCGGCGGCTGGAGGAGGTGGGCCTGTCCACCACCGAGGCGTGCGGCGACGTCCCGCGCGTGATCCTCGGCTCGCCGGTCGCGGGCATCGCCGAGGACGAGATCATCGACGGCACCTGGGCCATCGAGGAGATCCAGCGCCGGATCATCGGCAACAAGGACTTCTCCAACCTGCCGCGCAAGTTCAAGTCCGCGGTCTCCGGCTCGCCCCTGCTGGACGTGGCGCACGAGATCAACGACATCGCGTTCGTCGGCGTCGAACACCCCGAGCACGGACCGGGGTTCGACCTGTGGGTGGGCGGCGGCCTGTCCACCAACCCCAAGCTCGGCGTGCGGCTGGACGCCTGGGTGCCGCTGGAGGAGGTGCCGGACGTCTACGAGGGCGTCATCTCGATCTTCCGCGACTACGGCTACCGACGGCTGCGCAACCGCGCCCGGCTGAAGTTCCTGGTCGCCGACTGGGGCCCGGAGAAGTTCCGCCAGGTCCTGGAGGACGAGTATCTGGGCCGCAAGCTGGTCGACGGCCCGGCGCCCGAGCAGCCGGTGGAGCGCTGGCGTGACCACGTCGGCGTGCACCGCCAGCGCGACGGCCGCTTCTACGTCGGGTTCGCCCCGCGCGTCGGCCGGGTCGACGGTGCCACGCTGGCGAAGATCGCCGGGGTCGCCGAGGAGCACGGCTCCGGCCGGGTCCGCACCACCACCGAGCAGAAGATGATCGTGCTGGACGTCGAGGCGGACCGGATCGAGTCGCTGGTCGCCGGTCTCGAGGCGCTGGACCTGAGGGTCAGCCCCTCGCCGTTCCGGCGGGGCACGATGGCCTGCACCGGCATCGAGTTCTGCAAGCTCGCCATCGTCGAGACCAAGGCGCGCGGCAGCGCCCTCATCGACGAACTGGAGCGGCGCCTGCCGGAGTTCGAGGAGCCGATCACCATCAACCTCAACGGCTGCCCGAACGCCTGCGCCCGCATCCAGGTGGCGGACATCGGCCTCAAGGGCCAGTTGATGCTGGACGAGGAGGGCCGTCAGGTCGAGGGCTACCAGGTGCACCTGGGCGGCGCGCTCGGCCTGGAGGCGGGCTTCGGCCGCAAGGTCCGCGGCCTGAAGGTGACTTCGCAGGAGCTGCCCGACTACGTCGAGCGCGTCCTGCGCCGCTACGAGGCCGAGCGCGCGGACGGCGAGCGGTTCGCCGTGTGGGCCGCGCGGGCCAGTGAGGAGGCGCTGTCGTGAGCGAGCGTGCCGCACCGTTCCACTGCCCCTACTGCGGTGACGAGGACCTGCGTCCGAGCGAAGAGGGCCATGGCGCCTGGGAATGCGGAGCCTGCAATCGCGCCTTTCGGCTCAAGTTCCTGGGCCTGCTGGCCCGAGGGCTGAAGCGGGGCGACGACGGAGGGGACGACCGGATATGACGACCGCTCAGGACGAGCGCACCGAAGACGAGTCGAGGGACCTGGCCGAGCGGGCGGGCCGGGATCTGGAGGACGCGCCCGCGCTGGAGGTGCTGCGCTGGGCGGTGGAGACCTTCGGCGAGCGGTTCTGCGTGACCTCCTCCATGGAGGACGCCGTGGTGGCCCACCTCGCCGCGCGGGTGCGGCCGGGCGTGGACGTGGTGTTCCTCGACACCGGCTACCACTTCCCGGAGACCATCGGCACCCGTGACGCCGTCGACGCCGTGATGGACGTCAACGTCATCACGCTCACCCCCGAGCGGACCGTCGCCGAGCAGGACGCGGAGCACGGACCCCGGCTGCACGACCGCGACC is from Streptomyces seoulensis and encodes:
- a CDS encoding carboxylesterase/lipase family protein is translated as MTADRTDPVVRTPHGEVRGRREHGIAVFRGIPYAAPPFGARRFRAPAPPEPWDGVRDAGAFGPTPPKPPYSEAFAQYLSDPSVPGDDCLNLNVWTPEPGPGARLPVLVWLHGGALTRGSSAVPVYDGRAFARDGVVLVSVNYRLGVEGYGLFPDAPANLGLRDQLAALRWVHESIAAFGGDPGNVTLAGQSAGAISTGVLIAAPQARGLVRRAVLQSGAPEVSDREKVRRMVRRMATRLKIPATAAAFSDVDRDLLLRTQAEVSRRSSPILGGPGFGLVVDGDLVPTDPLRALVDGDAAPGIDLLMGWTRDEYRLWLVPGGLVEHVDRLGAVALAGAMARCRVGHDVPRGYRALRPTAGAAELVGQMVTDHMLRLPLHRLADARPSTSHVYEFAWPSLRPGLGACHSLELGFVFDTGEVEEAVRLAGNGGPQSLADSMHASWVAFATTGDPGWPSWDATHPTRIFDGTAPHLSHGPRDAELALWTARPLVPSQAPAPTADRLAAVRRLRRSAALRRR
- a CDS encoding YihY/virulence factor BrkB family protein translates to MQSASESPQRPHGRLHRAKALYQNVSKRRTAWLLLTDTVNSCMEYRILGLAAEAAFFTLLSVPPLLLSLIGLLGYVDDWTGADTIHSLETNLLEASRTVLSDKGVKEIAEPILDDVMKGGRPDVISIGFLFALWSGSRAVNVFIDTITVMYGLDGVRGIVKTRIMAFLLFVVALLIGSVALPLMVAGPDAVVGVLPWSETVVQVLYWPVVIVLSIVFLTTLYHVSVPVRSPWIEDVPGALVALAMWVLGSLLLRVYLTHTIEGATIYGSLAAAVAVLLWIGVSAFAVLVGAAVNAAIDRVWPAAATAAAREANERQREAQVAEYVAWAAALRESDPDDPDMPSEFPERWSRFLPPEDITGRLRGHTRNGHQPPKRSEDD
- a CDS encoding GNAT family N-acetyltransferase encodes the protein MSSIPVTTWSLEQTSSADLLPAAAPEGDEVRIVRAEAPSPEFSRFLYASVGGDIRWIDRLGWTHARWREYLARPGVETWVAYERGTPAGYVELEATGEGVVEIAYFGLLPAFRGRRIGGHLLSVGTARAWDLATRWPDLAPVKRVWLHTCSKDGPHALDNYLRRGFTLFDTKVELEPELPTPGPWPGAFLGD
- a CDS encoding putative leader peptide; its protein translation is MSGTGIALVSRRHVDLGRMSSAMCRAS
- a CDS encoding nitrite/sulfite reductase, with product MAPSPQDPAAAAPRRKVSRHRGEGQWAAGHHTPLNGNEQFKKDDDGLNVRTRIETIYSKRGFDSIDPNDLRGRMRWWGLYTQRKPGIDGGKTAILEPEELDDKYFMLRVRIDGGRLTTAQLRVVGEISQEFARGTADITDRQNIQLHWIRIEDVPEIWRRLEEVGLSTTEACGDVPRVILGSPVAGIAEDEIIDGTWAIEEIQRRIIGNKDFSNLPRKFKSAVSGSPLLDVAHEINDIAFVGVEHPEHGPGFDLWVGGGLSTNPKLGVRLDAWVPLEEVPDVYEGVISIFRDYGYRRLRNRARLKFLVADWGPEKFRQVLEDEYLGRKLVDGPAPEQPVERWRDHVGVHRQRDGRFYVGFAPRVGRVDGATLAKIAGVAEEHGSGRVRTTTEQKMIVLDVEADRIESLVAGLEALDLRVSPSPFRRGTMACTGIEFCKLAIVETKARGSALIDELERRLPEFEEPITINLNGCPNACARIQVADIGLKGQLMLDEEGRQVEGYQVHLGGALGLEAGFGRKVRGLKVTSQELPDYVERVLRRYEAERADGERFAVWAARASEEALS
- a CDS encoding phosphoadenylyl-sulfate reductase, coding for MTTAQDERTEDESRDLAERAGRDLEDAPALEVLRWAVETFGERFCVTSSMEDAVVAHLAARVRPGVDVVFLDTGYHFPETIGTRDAVDAVMDVNVITLTPERTVAEQDAEHGPRLHDRDPDLCCALRKVQPLEAGLTGYQAWATGLRRDESPTRANTPVVGWDARRRKVKVSPIARWTQDDVDAYVAEHGVLTNPLLMDGYASVGCAPCTRRVLQGEDARAGRWAGRGKTECGLHG